One Mercenaria mercenaria strain notata chromosome 12, MADL_Memer_1, whole genome shotgun sequence DNA segment encodes these proteins:
- the LOC123533540 gene encoding uncharacterized protein LOC123533540: MANDFLLKKWRALFRGCDINGDNHITMEDAELFTCKRNVDRFSSYHKFDADRTAALKEEYRALWEKIFLKGLDHVTEELFMEQITEQYNADPVKFKAETHKFTSAITSIFDVNRDGELSEEELAVCMKSWGLDKFDEKFVKAFPQRKPGFIHNDDYTANWDAYFCNDDESDISKEKPSMYGFGLIDL, translated from the exons ATGGCAAACGACTTTCTTCTGAAAAAATGGAGGGCTTTATTTCGAGGATGTGACATCAATGGCGATAATCATATTACAATGGAAGACGCCGAACTATTCAC ttgtaaaaggaatGT ggACAGGTTTTCGTCCTATCACAAATTCGACGCTGATAGAACAGCTGCTCTCAAAGAAGAATACCGTGCACTTTGGGAGAAGATCTTTCTAAAAGGTCTAGATCATGTCACAGAGGAACTATTTATGGAACAGATAACGGAACAATATAACGCTGATCCTGTCAAGTTTAAGGCCGAAACTCACAAGTTCACTTCTGCCATCACAAGTATATTTGATGTTAATAGAGATGGTGAATTGTCAGAAGAGGAATTGGCTGTCTGCATGAAATCCTGGGGTTTGGACAAGTTTGACGAGAAATTCGTAAAGGCTTTTCCTCAAAGGAAGCCGGGTTTCATACACAATGATGACTACACAGCAAATTGGGATGCGTATTTTTGTAATGATGACGAAAGCGATATCTCTAAAGAGAAACCTTCCATGTACGGTTTCGGTTTAATTGACCTTTAA